Within the Pseudomonas chlororaphis subsp. aurantiaca genome, the region GGTGCTCGAACGCGGGATGACTTCGTCGTGTTCGGCGGCGATCAGCAAAGTCGGCACGGCGATGCGCGGTGCGTATTTCCAGGATTCGAACTTGTCCCGCAGCAGCCACCTCACCGGAAGAAAGGGAAACTGGCTGGCGGCGAACTCCTGCAGGCTGTGGAACGGCGTGATCAGCACCAGGCGCGATGCCGGACGCTGGCTGGCCAGGCGCACGGCGACAGCCGCGCCAAGGCTGCGCCCGACCACCACGATACGGGGGTGGGCGGCTTGCACCTTGTCGAACAAGGCCATGGCATCGCGCGCGATGGCCGCCTCGGAGGGCGATCCGGAACTGCCGCCATAGCCTCGGTAGTGCAGCAGGTAGAGTGCATGCTCGGGAAAGGCCCGGGCAAACTCCGGCAGGTTGAGGGACACGTCCTCGGCGTTGCCGCCGAAGTAGAGCAACGCCTTCGGGCCGTCGTGGGGCCTCACGGAAACCAGTACCTCGGCGTCGGCGAGCGGCAGCCTGAGCAGCGTGGCGGGGCTGGCGATGGCGCGGGGCTGGGGGAAGTAGATGAGCGAACGCTGCAACCCCCACGCCGCGACGCAGAGCGCCAGGTACAAGGCGCCGAGCAATGCCAGGAGCGAAACCATTCGTGACATGTGGCTCACCTCCGTTGGGCTACGAAGCGCTGCTGAACGACCGCCGGCGGTCGCTTGCAGTGCCCCAGGATAGGCTCATATGCCGGCATTGCGCACTCGACCCGGCGCCCGGGGTTTGGCGTCAGCGCCTGCTCCGCTAAGCTCGCGGCATCGCTCACCGCCAGAAGGATAGTCCCATGCTCCGCATCAGCACCCTCGTCGCCGGCCAGGCGGCAGGTCTCGGCGCAGTGGCTGCGAAGGGCGCCAACGAGCTACGTCACCGAGCAGGCGCTGGACGGACTGTTCGCGATGATTGCCAAGCAAGAAGCGAGCATCCGCCAGAACCCGGCCGGCGCCGCCACCAGCCTGGTGCAGAAGGTCTTCGGCACGCTCTGAGCCTGGCCTGACGGCCCGACAAGCCGGGGTTCTGCCCAGCCAGGAGCAGCGCGAAACGCCAGGACGGCGGCAGACGGCGAGCCGGGAACTATCGGAAAAGTTCCCCGCTCTTATTAATCAGAGACCCGACGGGTGACATTCGGCCCGACAGGCCGGGGTTCTGCCCAGCCAGGCGCAGCGCGAAACGCCAGGACGGCAGCAGACGGCGAGCCAGGAACTATCGGAAAAGTTCCCCGCTCTTAATTAATTAGAGACCTGATCCGACGGGTGACATCCGGCCCGACAGTATCGGTGATACCTCAATCAGCGGCTGCGCACGGATTCTTTCATGGACGAACGATTACCCGAGATACCCGGCTACAGCGTGCATAGCCGGCTTGGCCAAGGCGGGATGGCCGAAGTCTACCTGGCAACCCAGGAGTCGCTGCACCGCAAGGTGGCGGTGAAGGTACTGCTCAACGCCAATGACGAGGCGTTCAGCAAGCGCTTCATCCGCGAGGGGCATATCGTCGCCTCGTTGCACCACCCCACGATCATCACCATCCACGACATCAACAGACTGGCCGATGGCCGCTACTACCTGGCCATGGAGTTCGTCGGCGGCGGCGACCTGGCCCGGCACAAGGGCGAGGTGTTCGAGCCGAGGCGCGCCCTGGATATCGTCCGGCAGATCGCCACCGGCCTCGCCGTGGTGCATGAGCAGGGCCTGATCCACCGCGATATCAAGCCGGCGAACATCCTCTTCCGCAGCGATGGCACGGTGGTGATCACCGATTTCGGCATCGCCAAGGCGCTGGAGATGGACAGCGAGCTCACCGGGCTCGGCATCGCCGTCGGCAGCCCGGCCTACAGCAGCCCGGAACAGACGCAGTGCCAGCCGCTGGATATCCGCACCGACATCTACAGCCTGGGCGTGATCTTCCTGGAGATGCTCATCGGCGCCAATCCGTTCCGCGGCGCCAGCTATACCCAGACCGTGATGAACCACGTGCAGATGCCGGCGCCGAGCTTGCCGGCGCACATCAGCCCGTACAAGGCGGTGCTCGAGCGGATGCTGGCGAAGGACCCCAACCAGCGCTTCGCCGACTGCCGGGCGCTGCTGCAGGCACTCGATGAGCTGGACCAGCCAGAGCAACCGGATGAACCGGACGAGCCCCGAGAGGTGGAGCTGGAATCTACCCGCTTCGCGCCGGCCCTGGTCGATCCTGCGCCGCGCCAGGCCGAGCCCGAGCCCGCCCGCCGGCGCAGCCCGAACAGGCGCCTGGCGCTGTGGGCACTCGGCAGCCTGCTGCTGCTCGGCGCTGCCAGCGGCACCGGCCTGTACCTGCAGCAGCGGATCGAGATCGCCGAGCTGCTGGCACATGGCGAACAGCGCCTGGCGGCGGGCCAACTGGTCGAGCCGGCGCAGGACAATGCCGAGTATTTCTTCAACCAGGCCTTGCAGCTCGACGAAGCCAGCGCGCAGGCCCGGCAAGGACTGCAACGGGTAGCCGCGGCGCGGATCGCTGGCTACCGGCAACTGGCCGAGCAGCGCATCGCCGAAGAACACCTGCTGGAGCCCGAGGATGACAGCGCGGTGTTCTATTACCGGCAGATACTCGGCCTGGAGCCGGGGAACGCCCAGGCGCTGGCCGGGTTGAACCAGGTGGCGCTGCTCTACGCCGAGATGAGCGAAAGCGCGTATGCCAAGGGCGATCGCGACCTGGCGCGGGCCTATATCAAGCATGGCCTGGAAGCCCGTCCGGACAGCCCCGAACTACTCGCACTCCGGGACCAGCATGAGCAGCGCAAACGCAGTGGCCAAGCGCCGCGCCCGTCCGCTGCGCGGCCTTCCCCGCCGCCCTCGGCACCTCAATCGACCGGCGAGCGGGCGGAACAGCCGAATGCGGTCAAGCGCCTGTGGAACAGGCTCTTTTGATGTGACCAGGGCACGCGGAACCGAGGCCGAGACATAAAAAAGGCTATGTCTCAATCCACAGCCGACTGAAGAGCTGGATGACTCGCTTTCATGGCGTGGCCACCCGCTATCTCCCAAATGACCTGGGCGGGTGCCGCATGCTGGAACGTTATCAGCAGGGCATTCGACCGGTTCACTGCATCCAGGAGGCAGTCGGGCGCACCATGCAACACGCTATTGGGACATAGCCTTATTAGATAGCGGTTTTTCCCCAGAACTCTTGGTCAAGGGTTTGACCGTACAGCGTCATGGAGCTGCCCTTGGTTGCACCTGTGAAGCCGTATTTATTTGCGCTGTTTGCAGTCGATGCGTGAACCGCACCGGTGACGCTATGACCCTCAATCCTTGATCAACCCCGGCGACTGGGACGGCACATCGCCGCGCAGGTCCGGATGGTCGCGTTCGCGGAAGCGGCGCAGTCCTTCCAGGGTTTCCGGCTGATGGATGGAGCGGTTGAAGCACTCGGCTTCGATGCGCAGGGCCTCGGCCAGGGGCTGGCCGTAGCCGCGGATGACCGCTTCCTTGTCCGAGCGCATGGCGGGTTGGGGCAGGGTGCAAAGCAGGTGCGCCAGCTCCAGCGCGCGTTCCAGCGAACGGCCCTTGGCGACGACCTCGTTGACCAGGCCGATAGCCAGCGCCTCGCTGGCGGAAATGACCTTGCCGGTGAGGATCAGCTCCAGCGCCCGGCCCATGCCGACGATGCGTGGCAGGCGCTGGGTGCCGCCATCGCCCAGGCCGATGTTCCAGCGGCGGCAGGTTACGCCGAAGGAGGCGTGTTCCTCGGCGATGCGCATATCGGCAAAGCAGGCCCACTCCAGGCCGCCGGCGTAGGCCACGCCGTTCACCGCGGCGATCACCGGTTTGTAGATATCCGTCCAGCGGCTCGGGCCGATGATCCCGGGGCGCTCGCCGCGGTTGTGCGCGGCGATCTCGTCCACGGTGGTGGGCACCAGATCGAGCGCCGCCTTGAGGTCGCCGCCGGCACAGAAGGCCTGGTCGCCGGCGCCGGTGATGATGGCCACGAGCGCGTCTGGATCGTCGCGAAAACGGCTCCAGGCCTCGATCAGTTCCAGGTGGGTGGTAGGGCCGATGCAATTGCGTTTCTGCGGCCGGTTGAAGCGGATGATCCTGATCGGTCCCTGGATTTCGTAATCGATTTCGCTAAAGGCCATGGCCGCCGCACCTCCTGTGGTTGGCGAGGGATATCCAGTACCCGGCCAGGCTTTCGGGCTCAGGCAAGGCACAACCTGCGAGTGTAGCTCCTGGGTTTTCCGGCCTTCCCGGTTGCTCGATGGTTAGCGATCTGAAGTCTGCAACTCGCCTTTCGCCAGGGGGGATGGAACGGCCTCGATCCTGACCAGGCGCCGGAGCAACGGGGTGGTCATCAGGGTGGTGGCGATGGCGACCATCAGCAACAGGAAGAACGCGCTCTGGGAGATCAGCCCCATGTCCAGGCCCACGGAGAGCACGATGATCTCGATCAGGCCACGGGTGTTCATCAACACCGCGACGCTGCGCGAGACCTCCACGGACAGGCCGGCCAGGCGTCCGGCGAGGTAGCAGCCGGCGGTTTTGCCCAGCACCGCGGCGACGAAGAAGGCCAGCAGCCACAGCCAGCTGTCGAGCGGCGCCAGGGCGCCGAGGTCCATCTTCAGCCCGGTGGCGGCGAAGTAGAAGGGCACCAGCCCGATGTTGACGAAGCCTTCCATATGACGGTGCCAGTGCTGGCGCTGCTCGCGCAGCAGCCAGCCGGCGATCAGTCCGCCCAGGGCGCTGTGCAGGCCGATCAGGGTGGTGATCCAGCCACACAGCAGGGCGGTCGCCAGCATCAGCGCCATGCTCATATCGGCGGCGGGGGGCGCGCTGCGGGTCGCGAGCAGCCGTGTCAGGGCGTGCAGCAGCGGGCGCAAGCCCCAGCGGGCCAGGACCAGGAACAGGACGATGAAGCTCAGTTGGCGCAACACCCCGAACAGCGAGCTGTCGCTGCTGGACAGGGCGACGATAAGGGTCAGCAGCACCCAGCCAATGATGTCGGTGATGGCGGCGGCCGCGATGCCCACCGTCCCGGC harbors:
- a CDS encoding cation:proton antiporter, whose protein sequence is MSTLQQLFSALPFFQLAVIIVASQLCGALLARWGQSRVIGEICVGILLGPCLLLALGAQWHAAVFPAAIRLGIETLGNIGLVLLMFQIGLRFDNSHLRNQKIGFSALSVAAGGVILAFALGAMVGLLSHGALAPAQPRLGYVLFCGIALSITALPVLVRIISDLGLEHSLAGTVGIAAAAITDIIGWVLLTLIVALSSSDSSLFGVLRQLSFIVLFLVLARWGLRPLLHALTRLLATRSAPPAADMSMALMLATALLCGWITTLIGLHSALGGLIAGWLLREQRQHWHRHMEGFVNIGLVPFYFAATGLKMDLGALAPLDSWLWLLAFFVAAVLGKTAGCYLAGRLAGLSVEVSRSVAVLMNTRGLIEIIVLSVGLDMGLISQSAFFLLLMVAIATTLMTTPLLRRLVRIEAVPSPLAKGELQTSDR
- a CDS encoding serine/threonine-protein kinase, which translates into the protein MDERLPEIPGYSVHSRLGQGGMAEVYLATQESLHRKVAVKVLLNANDEAFSKRFIREGHIVASLHHPTIITIHDINRLADGRYYLAMEFVGGGDLARHKGEVFEPRRALDIVRQIATGLAVVHEQGLIHRDIKPANILFRSDGTVVITDFGIAKALEMDSELTGLGIAVGSPAYSSPEQTQCQPLDIRTDIYSLGVIFLEMLIGANPFRGASYTQTVMNHVQMPAPSLPAHISPYKAVLERMLAKDPNQRFADCRALLQALDELDQPEQPDEPDEPREVELESTRFAPALVDPAPRQAEPEPARRRSPNRRLALWALGSLLLLGAASGTGLYLQQRIEIAELLAHGEQRLAAGQLVEPAQDNAEYFFNQALQLDEASAQARQGLQRVAAARIAGYRQLAEQRIAEEHLLEPEDDSAVFYYRQILGLEPGNAQALAGLNQVALLYAEMSESAYAKGDRDLARAYIKHGLEARPDSPELLALRDQHEQRKRSGQAPRPSAARPSPPPSAPQSTGERAEQPNAVKRLWNRLF
- a CDS encoding enoyl-CoA hydratase/isomerase family protein; translation: MAFSEIDYEIQGPIRIIRFNRPQKRNCIGPTTHLELIEAWSRFRDDPDALVAIITGAGDQAFCAGGDLKAALDLVPTTVDEIAAHNRGERPGIIGPSRWTDIYKPVIAAVNGVAYAGGLEWACFADMRIAEEHASFGVTCRRWNIGLGDGGTQRLPRIVGMGRALELILTGKVISASEALAIGLVNEVVAKGRSLERALELAHLLCTLPQPAMRSDKEAVIRGYGQPLAEALRIEAECFNRSIHQPETLEGLRRFRERDHPDLRGDVPSQSPGLIKD
- a CDS encoding alpha/beta hydrolase encodes the protein MSRMVSLLALLGALYLALCVAAWGLQRSLIYFPQPRAIASPATLLRLPLADAEVLVSVRPHDGPKALLYFGGNAEDVSLNLPEFARAFPEHALYLLHYRGYGGSSGSPSEAAIARDAMALFDKVQAAHPRIVVVGRSLGAAVAVRLASQRPASRLVLITPFHSLQEFAASQFPFLPVRWLLRDKFESWKYAPRIAVPTLLIAAEHDEVIPRSSTETLYAHFAPGVARLEVVPGAGHNSIDASPRFLELLRSGL